The DNA region CAGGGATGGGCTTACCAGATGAAAGCATATACACGAACTTTAAAGGCTAATAAAATATATCAAAGTATGTCTCGCAAGGGAAACTGTCATGACAACTCGGTAATGGAAAACTTTTTTGGAATTATGAAACAAGAAATGTACTACGGCGTCGTTTATTACAGCTATGATGAATTGAAAGATGCAATAAACAAGTATGTAAAATATTACAACGAGCAAAGAATCAAGCAGTCCTTGTGTTGGATGAGTCCTCTAGAATACAGGCTTCATCTTAATGCTGCATAAACATAGCGTACCAGTAAAAACTGATACGCTATAAAGTCTAACTTATTGGGGTCACATCAGCCGTTTGGGCGTTACGGTCATTTTTTTATTGTTATCTATACCGTATAGTAAATGGTCGCTTGTAATGGCGGCAGGGGCGTGTTTTTTTCTTTATCTGCTTCGGCGGCTACTTCATTTTGCAAGGAACGGCCAAAGGAAGGCGCTTGTTTTTTTCGCTTTTGCTTCAAACCGGATTGCCCCGAGGAGTATGAATCAATAGGGCGGATGCGATCGATGCGTTGAATGCGTTGAACCATGACAGGGGCCTCCTTTGTGTTAAAATTGGTCACGAACAATACAGGACCTTCATCCCTTATATCGTACGAAATAGAAGAAACCTTAAGGGGAAAGAAAAAAAGAGAAATCCGAACGTTAAATAAAAATGAAGAAATAAGGTTCATGTTTTCGTTGACTCACTCTGCTGATGCTGTTAAAATAAAACCGTAACCGCATACGGCTCGTATATGTTTGGGAATACGGCCCAAATGTCTCTACCGGACAACCGTAAATTGTCTGACTACGAGCGGAATCTCCAGCAGATGCCAGATAGTGCAGGGAAAGACTCCCTAGCTGCCGCACCGGACGGAATTTTCGCTCAGGCAAAACCCGCGAATTTTCTGGCGGTGTTTTTTGTTTGAGCGGGTAGCTGCACTTATTCGGAAAATCAGGAGATTTCTCTAGGTATCAAAAAATAGCAGACAGAGGAGAGACGCACATGTTGGAAAAGCTATTTGCATTGCGTGAAAGAAACACCAATGTAAATACCGAAATCACCGCAGGGATTACTACGTTTATGGCTATGGCCTATATTCTGTTTGTCAATCCTAGTATTCTAGGCGCCGCAGGGATGGATAAAAATGCCGTCTTGCTGGCTACCTCCATTGGAGCCGGTCTGGTTACAATTATGATGGGCTTATTTGTTAATTATCCGATCGCCATGGCCCCGGGAATGGGCTTGAATGCATTTTACGCTTTTACGGTTATTATCGGCATGGGAGTGCCGTGGCAGGCTGCGTTAGGCGCTGTTTTTATTTCCGGTCTTATTTTTATCTTATTGACAGTTACTCGAGTTCGCCAACTGCTGGTGGAAGGCATGCCCATGGCCTTGAAACAGGCTATTACCGTGGGGATTGGCTTGTTTATCACCGTTGTGGGACTGAAGCTTTCCGGCATTATGAGTATTCGTTTGTCTCTTATTCCGCCGACGCTGGAAAAGATTGTCGCGGCACATGGCAATGGCACGCCGCTATCTTTTGAAACCATTATCGAGCTGGGCAAGTTGGGCAGCCCGGATGTGTTTTTGGCGCTGTGCGGTCTTTTTATCACGGCGATCCTGATGGGCCGTCAAGTAAAGGGCGCGATTTTGATCGGCATTTTGCTGACTTCGGTTGCAGGTATTGCTACAGGCATTGTTAATATTCCCGCCGGTTTTTCGCCGGTGTCTATCCCTGATTTTAGCCGCAATGCTTTTTTTGCCTTGGATATCATGGGCGCTTTAAACATGGGACTCTTGACCATTATCTTTACCTTTACTTTTGTGGAACTCTTCGACGCCATGGGTACTATGGTGGGGATGGCTACGAAAGCCGGTCTA from Anaeromusa acidaminophila DSM 3853 includes:
- a CDS encoding NCS2 family permease codes for the protein MLEKLFALRERNTNVNTEITAGITTFMAMAYILFVNPSILGAAGMDKNAVLLATSIGAGLVTIMMGLFVNYPIAMAPGMGLNAFYAFTVIIGMGVPWQAALGAVFISGLIFILLTVTRVRQLLVEGMPMALKQAITVGIGLFITVVGLKLSGIMSIRLSLIPPTLEKIVAAHGNGTPLSFETIIELGKLGSPDVFLALCGLFITAILMGRQVKGAILIGILLTSVAGIATGIVNIPAGFSPVSIPDFSRNAFFALDIMGALNMGLLTIIFTFTFVELFDAMGTMVGMATKAGLMDKTGRFPGMGKAMLTDAAGVSIGSLLGTSTITAFVESAAGVGVGGRTGLTAVVCGLLFLLSMFFTPLVGLIPSAATAPALIIVGALMMESVRNIDFTDFTEFFPAFMTIILMPFTYSIANGISAGLVLYPLLKLINGRSKEVHWIVYILAVLVVLRYMFLAE
- a CDS encoding IS3 family transposase, with amino-acid sequence QGWAYQMKAYTRTLKANKIYQSMSRKGNCHDNSVMENFFGIMKQEMYYGVVYYSYDELKDAINKYVKYYNEQRIKQSLCWMSPLEYRLHLNAA